The Gemmatimonadota bacterium DNA segment TGGAGAGATCGGCGGCGTCCATGACGTCGTGATAGAGCAGGCCCCACTGTTTCACCCGCTTGTAGAGCACCGGCAGCAGCAGCGGACCAAGAATGGCCGCGGTGACGAAGTTGTTGAGGGAAATCAGGGGCGCCAGCACGTGGAAGGGCACGAGCCCCAGGGTGTCCAGCCCCCAGCCGACCATTACGCCGCAGGCGATGCTGGCCAGCAACGTTACGTAGAGGTACCGGACCAGCATGGCCGGGGACCAGGCACCGGGCTCTTTGCTGGTAAGCATGCGCCATAACCGGTAAGGGATGTAACCGAGCAGGAAGTTGCCGATCATTCCGAAGTAGCTGCCCAGCCCGTAGGTGCCGCCCATCAGGTCGCCGATCAGGTTGCCGAAGGCGGCGCCCCACGCACCGGCGGGACCGAACATGAGGGAACAGATGACCGGGAATACGTTGGCCGGCCTGAGTTCGGTAATGCCGGGTATAATGGGAAGGAGTTTGAAGGGAATGAGGACGGCGGCATACATGGCTGCCGTCAGGGCTACCAGGACGACCATCCTGGTATACTTCCACATCGTGATGGCTTCTCGCACGCTACCCCTTCAGGCGCTCTCTTCCAGGCGGTTGATCTCGTCGCGCAGACGGGCGGCATCCTCGTACCGTTCCTCATCGATGGCTGCCTGTAGTTTCTGCCGCGCCGTTTCCAGGGGGGTGCGTGGCTGACGCTTGAACTCCACGGATTCCATCAACTCCTCGGCGGCCACCTGCGCCGCGGGCACCTTGCCTTCCTCGCCCGCTTCGGCTTCCAGTTCCTCGATGGACGCGGCGAGCGCGTCCTCGCCGTTCTCGTCCTTGCTCTTGGGCATGCGCTTGCCGGCCGCCTGCATGACTTCCTCTTCCACGTAGATCGGGGCGTCGGCACGAAGGGCGAGGGCAATGGCGTCCGTGGGTCTCGAGTCGATGGTCATGGATTGTCCGTTGGCCTTCACGTGTATTTCCGCGATGTAAAACTGCTGCTCGCGCAGTTCGGAAATGAGCACGAACTCGATCTCGGCGTCGAAATGTTCGAAGACTGAATTCAGCAGATCGTGGGTCATGGGCCGCGGCGGTGCTTCTTCGCCGGAGTCGATCTGGCTCTTGATGGCGAAGGCTTCCGCGATGCCGATC contains these protein-coding regions:
- a CDS encoding QueT transporter family protein, producing the protein MREAITMWKYTRMVVLVALTAAMYAAVLIPFKLLPIIPGITELRPANVFPVICSLMFGPAGAWGAAFGNLIGDLMGGTYGLGSYFGMIGNFLLGYIPYRLWRMLTSKEPGAWSPAMLVRYLYVTLLASIACGVMVGWGLDTLGLVPFHVLAPLISLNNFVTAAILGPLLLPVLYKRVKQWGLLYHDVMDAADLSRGRLPHLAHVVMVLALFGSLYVGVSISLGLNEEASRTIPLLFGLEITAPESLLMPAGASVGMGLLPLMVLLVIACLLI
- a CDS encoding bifunctional nuclease family protein, producing MIRLKVYDVGPPYPLHATPVLWLADEQEEQVLILLIGIAEAFAIKSQIDSGEEAPPRPMTHDLLNSVFEHFDAEIEFVLISELREQQFYIAEIHVKANGQSMTIDSRPTDAIALALRADAPIYVEEEVMQAAGKRMPKSKDENGEDALAASIEELEAEAGEEGKVPAAQVAAEELMESVEFKRQPRTPLETARQKLQAAIDEERYEDAARLRDEINRLEESA